A single window of Arcobacter venerupis DNA harbors:
- the modD gene encoding ModD protein, giving the protein MFNLSIQELEKYIQDDLPYFDLTTSLQNCNSVKAQIEVFTREDIIVSCSEEAAKIAELLNCKIEFFEKSKTKIEKGSTILKYSGDYEDIHKAWRLTQILLEYSCKISTYAHQMKEKIEKVNPSCELLTTRKTFPFSKRFCIKAVFCGGAMPHRLNLSETVLFFEGHRILYKKNEEFYEDLKRIKTKIPEKKLNVESDNFEDSVNLMKNGVDVLQLDKIDFEELEKIITYKNENYPLVKILVAGGINLTNIEKYASYKIDGVVTSSVYNCGMANISSRLEII; this is encoded by the coding sequence ATGTTTAATTTATCTATACAAGAATTAGAAAAATATATTCAAGATGACTTGCCATATTTTGATTTAACAACAAGTTTACAAAATTGTAATAGTGTAAAAGCTCAAATTGAAGTTTTTACAAGGGAAGATATTATCGTATCTTGTAGTGAAGAAGCAGCAAAAATAGCAGAACTTTTAAACTGTAAAATTGAATTTTTTGAAAAAAGTAAAACAAAAATAGAAAAAGGTTCTACAATATTGAAATATTCAGGAGATTATGAAGATATTCACAAAGCTTGGAGATTAACCCAAATACTTTTAGAATATAGTTGTAAAATAAGCACTTATGCCCACCAAATGAAAGAAAAAATAGAAAAAGTCAATCCCTCTTGTGAACTTCTAACAACCAGAAAAACTTTTCCTTTTTCAAAAAGATTTTGTATAAAAGCAGTATTTTGTGGTGGAGCAATGCCTCATAGATTAAATCTTTCAGAAACAGTTCTATTTTTTGAAGGACATAGAATTTTGTATAAAAAAAACGAAGAGTTTTACGAAGATTTAAAAAGAATAAAAACAAAAATTCCAGAAAAAAAATTAAATGTGGAAAGTGATAATTTTGAAGATAGTGTGAATCTAATGAAAAATGGAGTTGATGTACTTCAACTTGATAAAATTGATTTTGAAGAACTTGAAAAAATCATCACTTACAAAAATGAAAACTATCCATTAGTGAAAATCTTAGTCGCTGGTGGAATAAACCTAACAAATATCGAAAAATATGCTTCATACAAAATTGATGGAGTAGTTACAAGTTCAGTTTATAACTGCGGAATGGCAAATATTAGCAGTAGATTAGAAATCATATAA
- the modB gene encoding molybdate ABC transporter permease subunit, translating into MNIDLALITEPFLLSLKTISVSAILFIAIGIPIAYLLSKKNLKLKWLLNTLVTLPLVFPPIAVGFFLLLILGRNGFIGKIFYEFDISLIFSFSGIVIAAFIAGLPLMVKPLQASIELFPSDIKEASYISGKSEVKTFIFIVLPNIKNSLIVALLISTARALGEVGITLMLGGNIIGKTDTISLAIYNAVFDGDYNLAMILSGILIFISVLFFLALNFFEKRKNV; encoded by the coding sequence ATGAATATAGACTTAGCACTGATTACTGAGCCTTTTTTACTTAGTTTAAAAACTATTAGTGTAAGTGCTATTTTATTTATAGCTATTGGTATTCCAATAGCTTATTTACTTTCAAAAAAGAATCTAAAACTTAAATGGTTACTAAATACTCTTGTTACTTTACCTTTAGTTTTTCCTCCCATTGCTGTAGGTTTCTTTCTTCTTTTGATTTTAGGAAGAAATGGTTTTATTGGAAAAATCTTTTATGAATTTGATATATCTTTGATTTTTAGTTTTAGTGGAATTGTAATTGCAGCATTTATTGCAGGTCTTCCTTTAATGGTAAAACCTTTACAAGCTAGTATTGAACTTTTTCCTAGTGATATAAAAGAAGCTTCATATATTAGTGGAAAAAGTGAAGTGAAAACTTTTATTTTTATTGTTTTACCTAATATAAAAAATTCTTTGATTGTAGCACTTTTGATTTCAACTGCCAGAGCTTTAGGAGAAGTTGGAATTACTTTGATGCTTGGAGGAAATATTATAGGTAAAACGGATACCATCTCATTAGCAATTTATAATGCTGTATTTGATGGAGATTACAATTTAGCTATGATTTTAAGTGGAATATTAATCTTTATTTCAGTGCTATTTTTTCTAGCCCTAAATTTTTTTGAAAAGAGAAAAAATGTTTAA
- the modA gene encoding molybdate ABC transporter substrate-binding protein: protein MFKKIVLTLVSSVLILSAGELKIAAGAGYKKPLMEIIKEYEKNGEKIEAIFGHLKQVSTQATQTDIALIVGDKNFLEKKSGLIFKSFTTLGQGELVIVYAKNKSLTSIDDLTKEDIKKITIPDPAKAIYGIAGTEFLKNANLEEKVKDKLLVVATVPQAMTYILTNEVDVAFVNISEAIANKESIGGFIKVDKKYYTPIDIVAGKLENCNTNECEKFSNFLKSKTAQDIFEKYGL from the coding sequence ATGTTTAAAAAAATTGTATTGACTTTAGTATCTTCTGTTTTGATATTAAGTGCAGGCGAATTAAAAATTGCAGCTGGTGCGGGATATAAAAAACCTTTAATGGAAATTATCAAAGAGTATGAAAAAAATGGTGAGAAAATTGAAGCTATTTTTGGACACTTAAAACAAGTAAGCACTCAAGCTACCCAAACAGATATTGCTTTAATTGTGGGAGACAAAAACTTTTTAGAGAAAAAAAGTGGTTTGATTTTTAAAAGTTTTACAACTTTAGGGCAGGGTGAATTAGTAATTGTTTATGCAAAAAATAAGAGCTTAACTTCAATAGACGATTTAACAAAAGAAGATATTAAAAAAATAACAATACCCGATCCAGCAAAAGCAATCTATGGAATTGCAGGAACTGAATTTTTAAAAAATGCAAATTTAGAAGAAAAAGTAAAAGATAAACTACTAGTTGTGGCAACTGTACCTCAAGCTATGACTTATATTTTAACAAATGAAGTTGATGTAGCTTTTGTAAATATATCAGAAGCAATTGCAAATAAAGAAAGTATTGGAGGTTTTATAAAAGTTGATAAAAAATATTACACTCCAATTGATATAGTTGCAGGAAAATTAGAAAATTGTAATACAAATGAGTGTGAAAAATTCTCTAATTTCCTAAAATCTAAAACTGCACAAGATATTTTTGAAAAATATGGTTTATAA
- a CDS encoding molybdopterin-dependent oxidoreductase produces the protein MYKIFLVLLITLCINAKENLNSTQYETNEVFIDGLVLNKLTLNVEDLEKLSGVKTGSMPVICMSGQTKESVQSYEGVKLKTILEKANIKISNKSDFNKIYIQVVASDAYEVIFSYNELFNTKNGDNVIVFYKKNGKVLEPSEGKIGLISSDDLRTGPRHIRWLEKILVKKID, from the coding sequence ATGTATAAAATATTTTTAGTTTTACTTATTACTTTATGCATAAATGCAAAAGAGAATTTAAATAGTACTCAATATGAGACAAATGAAGTTTTTATTGATGGTTTAGTTTTAAATAAATTAACTCTAAACGTAGAAGATTTAGAAAAATTAAGTGGCGTAAAAACAGGTTCAATGCCTGTTATTTGTATGAGTGGGCAGACAAAAGAGTCTGTGCAAAGTTATGAGGGTGTTAAACTAAAAACTATACTTGAAAAAGCAAATATCAAAATATCAAATAAAAGTGATTTTAATAAAATCTATATTCAAGTAGTTGCAAGTGATGCATACGAAGTAATTTTTTCTTATAACGAGTTATTCAATACAAAAAATGGTGACAATGTAATTGTTTTTTACAAAAAAAATGGAAAAGTATTAGAACCTAGTGAGGGTAAAATCGGATTAATTAGTTCAGATGACCTAAGAACAGGTCCACGACATATAAGATGGCTTGAAAAAATATTAGTTAAAAAAATTGATTAA
- a CDS encoding class I SAM-dependent methyltransferase: MGLIQTNLDKLDFANLYKKQMEVSTFKGKSSQDWDKRANSMNQNVHKSVYTKTFIDKIDTNNASSLLDVGCGPGTISFAIASKLSKIYALDYSEGMLGCVKDNCEKKGIDNITTIHKSWDDNWDAVPKADIVVASRSMEVKDIKDALIKLNSKANKRVYLTTKVGGSFIDSDILNQLEREVFPRPDYIYLVNVLHSMGIFAKVDFILSENTKFESSSDEEFVEKISWSLGELSNEEKELLKNYFNSSYKYKKIPDYLTWALISWEVEENV; this comes from the coding sequence ATGGGATTAATACAGACAAATTTAGACAAATTAGACTTTGCAAACTTGTATAAAAAACAAATGGAAGTTTCAACTTTCAAAGGAAAAAGTAGTCAAGATTGGGATAAAAGAGCAAATAGTATGAACCAAAATGTTCACAAAAGTGTATATACAAAAACTTTTATTGACAAAATTGATACGAATAATGCCTCTTCACTTTTGGATGTTGGTTGTGGACCAGGAACCATATCTTTTGCAATTGCTTCAAAACTATCAAAAATATATGCCTTAGATTATTCAGAGGGAATGTTAGGTTGTGTAAAAGATAATTGCGAAAAAAAAGGAATAGACAATATAACAACAATTCATAAATCTTGGGATGATAATTGGGATGCTGTTCCAAAAGCTGATATTGTTGTAGCTTCTAGGTCAATGGAAGTGAAAGATATAAAAGATGCTTTGATAAAACTAAACTCAAAAGCAAATAAAAGAGTTTATCTAACAACAAAAGTTGGGGGAAGTTTTATAGATTCTGACATCCTAAATCAACTTGAACGTGAGGTTTTTCCAAGACCTGATTATATTTATTTAGTAAATGTTCTTCACAGTATGGGAATTTTTGCAAAAGTTGATTTCATTTTAAGTGAAAATACAAAATTTGAAAGCTCAAGTGATGAAGAGTTCGTAGAAAAAATCAGTTGGAGTTTAGGTGAACTCTCAAATGAAGAAAAAGAGCTATTAAAAAACTATTTTAATAGCTCTTACAAATATAAAAAAATCCCAGATTATCTAACTTGGGCACTAATTTCTTGGGAGGTAGAAGAAAATGTATAA
- a CDS encoding ABC transporter ATP-binding protein yields the protein MLLIDAKNISFSYKNKEVLKDVNFQLYQGDVLSLVGQNGCGKTTLLKILLGIYKAKGSIEILAKDIKKYSPKELAKQISYVPQTHQIPFDYTVFDVVLMGRLAHIGLFSNYSNKDKDLAIRCIEKVGITHLKNEIYSQISGGERQLAFIARALVQESKIIFMDEPVTGLDYGNQLKLLKFLKELCQEGYTFVKTTHYPDHALYASNKVMMLKNGKVFDVGDINTKLTTHAIKELYDVDVEIISRENGYKYCIPTL from the coding sequence ATGTTATTAATTGATGCAAAAAACATCTCTTTTTCATATAAAAATAAAGAAGTTTTAAAAGATGTAAACTTTCAATTATATCAAGGTGATGTCTTATCTCTTGTTGGTCAAAATGGTTGTGGAAAAACAACATTATTAAAAATTCTTTTAGGCATATACAAAGCAAAAGGAAGCATAGAAATACTTGCAAAAGATATAAAAAAGTATTCTCCTAAAGAGTTAGCAAAACAAATCTCTTATGTTCCCCAAACTCACCAAATTCCCTTTGATTATACGGTTTTTGATGTGGTTTTAATGGGGCGATTAGCTCATATTGGATTATTCTCAAATTATTCAAATAAAGACAAAGACCTAGCAATAAGATGTATTGAAAAAGTAGGAATTACTCACTTAAAAAATGAAATCTATTCACAAATAAGTGGTGGAGAGAGACAATTAGCTTTTATAGCACGAGCATTAGTTCAAGAATCAAAAATCATCTTTATGGATGAACCAGTAACTGGCCTTGATTATGGAAACCAATTGAAACTTTTGAAATTTTTAAAAGAGTTATGCCAAGAGGGTTACACTTTTGTAAAAACAACCCATTATCCAGATCATGCCTTATATGCTTCAAATAAAGTGATGATGTTAAAAAATGGAAAAGTATTTGATGTGGGCGATATAAATACAAAATTAACGACTCATGCTATTAAAGAGCTTTACGATGTAGATGTTGAAATTATATCAAGAGAAAACGGATACAAATATTGTATTCCAACTTTATAA
- a CDS encoding FecCD family ABC transporter permease: MNKIGFTLLIITLLIVMNISLFMGNYQISLDEYIMFIKKIIGFDSNITLEKYEMLQSVIFEIRLPRIIAAVIIGAALAVSGSAFQAMFVNPLVSPGILGVLSGASFGAALGMVLGWSWFFINLSTFIFGMLAVLFALTISFIYSSAKNMIILVLGGIISSSLFSALLSIVKYSADPYDALPAITYWLMGSLSFSTSNIVWDLSIPMLIGILILIFFSKYLNALSLGDEEAKALGVDTIKIKIIVIITATFISALSVIMAGIIGWIGLIIPHIARLLFGADNKVILPSSALLGAIFLLIVDNTSRMIFSFEIPIGIVTAIIGIPIFILVLKNAKRGF; encoded by the coding sequence TTGAATAAAATTGGCTTTACGCTCTTAATTATAACTCTTTTAATTGTTATGAATATCTCACTTTTTATGGGTAATTATCAAATAAGTTTAGATGAATATATCATGTTTATAAAAAAAATAATTGGTTTTGATTCAAATATTACTTTAGAAAAATATGAGATGTTACAAAGTGTGATTTTTGAAATACGATTACCAAGGATAATTGCAGCTGTAATTATAGGAGCTGCACTTGCAGTTTCAGGTTCAGCTTTTCAAGCAATGTTTGTAAATCCTTTAGTTTCTCCTGGAATATTAGGAGTTTTATCAGGAGCTTCTTTTGGCGCAGCTCTTGGAATGGTTTTGGGTTGGAGTTGGTTTTTCATAAATCTTTCAACTTTTATTTTTGGAATGCTTGCAGTTTTATTCGCACTTACAATTTCATTTATTTATTCAAGTGCAAAAAATATGATTATTTTGGTTTTAGGGGGAATAATAAGTAGTTCTTTATTCTCTGCTTTATTATCAATAGTTAAATATTCAGCTGATCCTTATGATGCACTTCCTGCAATTACTTATTGGCTTATGGGAAGTTTATCTTTTAGTACTTCAAATATTGTTTGGGATTTATCAATTCCTATGTTAATTGGTATTTTAATTTTAATCTTCTTCTCAAAATATTTAAATGCCTTAAGTCTAGGAGATGAAGAAGCCAAAGCTTTGGGTGTGGATACCATTAAAATAAAAATCATTGTAATTATAACTGCCACATTTATAAGTGCTTTAAGTGTGATAATGGCAGGAATTATTGGTTGGATTGGACTTATTATTCCTCACATAGCAAGACTCTTATTTGGAGCTGATAATAAAGTTATTCTGCCAAGTAGTGCCTTATTGGGAGCTATCTTTTTACTTATTGTTGATAATACTTCAAGGATGATTTTTTCTTTTGAAATACCTATTGGAATAGTAACAGCCATTATTGGAATACCAATTTTTATTCTTGTTTTAAAAAATGCAAAGAGAGGTTTTTAA
- a CDS encoding ABC transporter substrate-binding protein encodes MFKIFILIISLYIYSNAVIFEDMYNQKIEIKSDVQRIYASSPILLYSLYAIDRDKIIGLNFPFYELEAKYLDKRIVDLPVLGGWFGKGRTPNSEMILQSKPDIILVSEFTKKMGEEKIRASLGNKNIPLAYFKSNNLEELVESFSFIGKLTHKEERANTLQKYGKDTLALAKNITSKIDKKPRVYYAQGNNGLQTECDTSLHVELIALAGGQNVHKCETQDLFGKQTINFEQVLNYNPEIILIYDKEFYEKIYKDKKWQNINAVKNKQVYYLPKGPFSWFDRPPSFMQLLGLKWLLSIFHPNIYQLDINKEAKEFYSIFLNMELTDVQLNEIMGKDLE; translated from the coding sequence ATGTTTAAAATATTCATACTCATAATTAGTTTATATATTTATAGTAATGCTGTAATTTTTGAAGATATGTACAATCAAAAGATAGAAATAAAATCAGATGTTCAAAGAATTTATGCCTCAAGTCCTATACTTTTGTACAGCTTATATGCAATAGATAGAGATAAGATTATAGGACTAAACTTTCCTTTTTATGAGCTAGAAGCAAAATACTTAGATAAGAGAATTGTAGATTTACCTGTACTTGGTGGCTGGTTTGGAAAAGGCAGAACTCCTAATAGTGAAATGATTTTACAATCAAAGCCAGATATTATATTAGTATCTGAATTTACAAAAAAAATGGGTGAAGAAAAAATAAGAGCCTCTTTAGGAAATAAAAATATACCTCTTGCTTATTTTAAATCAAATAATTTAGAAGAACTTGTTGAATCTTTCTCCTTTATTGGAAAATTAACACACAAAGAAGAAAGGGCAAATACTCTACAAAAATATGGAAAAGACACTCTAGCTTTAGCAAAAAATATTACATCTAAAATAGATAAAAAGCCAAGGGTTTATTATGCCCAAGGGAATAATGGTCTTCAAACGGAATGTGATACTTCACTTCATGTGGAACTAATTGCTTTAGCAGGAGGTCAGAATGTTCATAAATGTGAAACTCAAGACCTATTTGGAAAACAAACCATAAATTTTGAACAAGTTCTAAACTATAATCCAGAAATTATCTTGATTTATGATAAAGAGTTTTATGAAAAAATTTATAAAGACAAAAAATGGCAAAACATCAATGCAGTTAAAAACAAACAAGTATATTACTTACCAAAAGGACCATTTAGCTGGTTTGATAGACCTCCATCATTTATGCAATTGTTAGGTCTAAAATGGCTCTTATCAATTTTTCATCCAAATATTTATCAACTTGATATAAATAAAGAGGCAAAAGAGTTTTATAGTATTTTCTTAAATATGGAATTAACAGATGTTCAACTAAATGAAATTATGGGGAAAGACCTTGAATAA
- a CDS encoding LLM class flavin-dependent oxidoreductase has product MKTALFCLFENWENDYQKAITDQISLVCYAEKLGFEEAWLTEHHFNNFSVIPSPLTVTSYLLGKTKKIKIGTAAILLPYYNPIQLAEELAVIKTFDKDRFLFGIAKGAFPIYDKTFKTNALTNREVMFEANELIHKLLKEDNITFHGKYFSCKDITIRPNVKREFETFIASQSIEAIKKAAENGYGLIGSLAICKYEVENIFDLYNKLNPIKPLSFRLARGINIGYNKDEIIEEAQYCADIFLQSMIASKDTNPALVKLLTNSEYLDIRNKLFDKNKILENSICGTPKECIEQIKRLKESFNIETLLLKPLTKSSKRAKKVLELYVKEVKPYV; this is encoded by the coding sequence ATGAAAACTGCACTTTTTTGTCTTTTTGAAAATTGGGAAAACGATTATCAAAAAGCCATAACTGACCAAATTTCTTTGGTTTGTTATGCAGAAAAACTAGGTTTTGAAGAAGCATGGCTAACAGAGCATCACTTTAATAACTTTAGTGTAATTCCCTCACCACTTACAGTTACCTCTTATCTTTTAGGAAAAACAAAAAAGATAAAAATTGGAACAGCCGCCATATTATTACCTTATTATAATCCTATACAACTAGCAGAAGAGTTAGCTGTGATTAAAACTTTTGACAAAGATAGGTTTTTATTTGGCATTGCAAAAGGTGCTTTTCCAATATATGATAAAACATTTAAGACAAATGCTCTAACAAATAGAGAAGTGATGTTTGAAGCAAATGAACTAATTCATAAACTATTAAAAGAGGATAATATAACTTTTCATGGAAAATATTTCTCATGTAAAGATATAACTATTCGCCCAAATGTTAAACGAGAATTTGAAACTTTTATAGCTTCTCAATCAATTGAAGCTATAAAAAAAGCAGCAGAAAATGGATATGGATTAATAGGAAGTTTAGCTATTTGTAAATATGAAGTTGAAAATATTTTTGACTTATACAATAAACTAAATCCTATAAAACCTCTATCTTTTAGACTTGCTAGAGGTATTAATATAGGTTATAACAAAGATGAAATTATAGAAGAAGCACAATATTGTGCAGATATTTTTTTACAATCTATGATTGCTTCAAAAGATACAAATCCTGCATTAGTAAAACTACTAACAAATAGTGAATATCTTGATATTAGAAATAAATTATTTGATAAAAATAAAATTCTAGAAAATAGTATTTGTGGAACTCCGAAAGAGTGTATAGAACAAATCAAGAGATTAAAAGAGTCATTTAATATAGAAACTTTACTATTAAAACCACTAACAAAATCTTCAAAACGCGCAAAAAAAGTTTTAGAACTATATGTAAAAGAGGTAAAACCCTATGTTTAA
- a CDS encoding TonB-dependent receptor plug domain-containing protein has translation MKKIVFSTISASLFVSSIYAETFELGKIDVIDSYTGDQKFNSNVIYSEDMQNGEKKTILEALDTVSGISIYNSGGRNEQMVNVRGFDVKHVPLYIDGIPIAVAYDGYVDFSRFTTFDLSQIELSKGLTSPLLGANTFAGAINLVTKKPTKEFEGTISSGIFSGGGKKSYINLGTNQGKYYVQASGSYLERDNYPLSKDFTHTNLQKSDKRVESDSLDKKLNLKVGYTPNDTDEYAINYINQKADKGVPPTVYLSDSPKYWDWDYWDKESIYFLSKTDFKYFYLKTRFFYDKFKNSLSIYTDDTHSTYSYGGVGNPSWYDDDTKGMSLELGQLDSGNNNIKVALHAKEDNHTEGGAKQAQNYEMSVYTYSLGFEDTYHINKKTRFIFGASYDKDDVQKADNTNFGSSGSYGSTPNGTDITGFGTKAEFDKGNADAINPMAKLEYDIDESLGIYGGVAKKTRFPSIKDRYSFKFKRFIPNPDLDEERTINYEVGFNKLFQSSTLKGSVFYADIKDFIQSDYVNVYYGTTKQQQLQNVGNVSQKGFELEYMHDFENGLTVEGSYTRLLLEDKDNLVEITNVPNNKVAMAVNYQPVKSLTTNLNMQYASSKKTNATSPYEETGSMVVWGTKVIYDITKQLSYDVGVSNLFDKNYQLDYGFPEAGRVLYTNLTYKF, from the coding sequence ATGAAAAAAATAGTTTTTTCAACTATCTCAGCTAGTTTATTTGTAAGTTCAATATATGCTGAAACTTTTGAGTTAGGAAAAATTGATGTTATAGATTCTTATACGGGTGACCAGAAGTTTAATAGTAATGTAATTTATAGTGAAGATATGCAAAATGGTGAGAAGAAAACAATACTTGAAGCCTTAGACACAGTAAGTGGTATTAGTATTTATAATAGTGGTGGTAGAAATGAACAGATGGTTAATGTTCGAGGTTTTGATGTAAAACATGTTCCTTTATACATTGATGGTATTCCAATCGCAGTTGCTTATGATGGATATGTAGATTTTTCAAGATTTACAACATTTGATTTATCACAAATTGAACTAAGTAAAGGATTGACTTCTCCTTTACTTGGGGCTAATACTTTTGCAGGTGCAATAAATCTAGTAACAAAGAAACCGACTAAAGAGTTTGAAGGAACAATATCTAGTGGTATTTTTTCAGGTGGAGGTAAAAAATCTTATATAAACTTAGGTACGAACCAAGGTAAATATTATGTTCAAGCATCTGGTTCTTACCTTGAAAGAGACAATTACCCATTATCAAAAGATTTCACTCATACCAACTTACAAAAAAGTGATAAAAGAGTAGAGTCTGATTCACTAGATAAAAAACTAAATCTAAAAGTTGGTTATACACCAAATGACACAGATGAATATGCAATTAATTATATAAATCAAAAAGCAGATAAAGGTGTACCTCCAACAGTATATTTATCAGATAGCCCAAAATATTGGGATTGGGATTATTGGGATAAAGAGAGTATTTATTTCTTATCAAAAACTGATTTTAAATATTTCTACTTAAAAACTAGATTTTTTTATGATAAATTTAAAAATTCTTTATCAATTTATACTGATGACACTCACTCAACATATAGTTATGGTGGTGTAGGAAATCCTAGTTGGTATGATGATGATACAAAAGGTATGTCACTTGAGTTAGGACAATTGGATAGTGGAAATAATAATATAAAAGTTGCTCTTCATGCAAAAGAAGATAACCATACAGAAGGTGGTGCTAAACAAGCTCAAAATTATGAAATGAGTGTTTACACTTATTCATTAGGTTTTGAAGACACTTATCATATTAATAAAAAAACTAGATTTATATTTGGTGCAAGTTATGACAAAGATGATGTTCAAAAAGCAGACAATACAAATTTTGGTTCAAGTGGAAGTTATGGTTCAACACCTAATGGAACGGATATTACTGGATTTGGTACAAAAGCAGAGTTTGATAAAGGAAATGCAGATGCTATAAATCCAATGGCAAAACTTGAATATGATATAGATGAAAGTTTAGGAATTTATGGAGGAGTTGCAAAAAAAACAAGATTTCCAAGTATCAAAGATAGATATTCATTTAAATTTAAAAGATTTATACCAAATCCTGATTTAGATGAAGAAAGAACAATCAATTACGAAGTTGGATTTAATAAACTTTTCCAGAGTTCAACATTAAAAGGTAGCGTCTTTTATGCTGATATAAAAGATTTTATCCAAAGTGATTATGTTAATGTTTATTATGGCACAACAAAACAACAACAATTACAAAATGTTGGAAATGTATCTCAAAAAGGTTTTGAGTTAGAATATATGCATGACTTTGAAAATGGTTTAACAGTTGAAGGAAGTTATACAAGATTATTACTTGAAGATAAAGACAATTTAGTTGAAATAACTAATGTTCCTAATAATAAAGTAGCTATGGCTGTAAATTATCAACCTGTAAAAAGTCTTACAACAAATTTAAATATGCAATATGCTTCAAGTAAAAAAACAAATGCAACTTCACCTTATGAAGAAACAGGAAGCATGGTAGTTTGGGGAACAAAAGTAATATATGATATTACAAAACAACTAAGTTATGATGTTGGAGTATCTAATTTATTTGATAAAAACTATCAACTTGATTATGGTTTTCCAGAGGCTGGAAGAGTTTTATATACAAACTTAACATATAAATTTTAA
- a CDS encoding ABC transporter ATP-binding protein, producing the protein MINININKKLHGANGEMDLNVNLEIKQGEFLALAGLSGSGKTTLLRILAGLESANGTIKIDDNIWLNEKFSLAPQKREIGFVFQDYALFPNFSVLDNLLYVNKDKELAHYLLKMTELEELKNRFPQTLSGGQKQRISLCRALMNKPKILLMDEPLSALDSEMRTKLQNEILTLHKEFNTTTIMVSHDPSEIYRLANRVVVLNYGQIINDGSPKDVLLKTKGSQKFSFEGELLDIIKVDVIHIAIVSIGQQLVEVVVGNEEAKNLKIGQKVSLSTKAFSPMIQGL; encoded by the coding sequence ATGATAAATATTAATATTAACAAAAAACTTCATGGTGCAAATGGAGAAATGGATTTAAATGTAAATCTTGAAATAAAACAAGGTGAATTTTTAGCACTTGCAGGATTAAGTGGAAGTGGAAAAACAACACTTCTTAGAATTTTAGCCGGACTTGAAAGTGCAAATGGAACAATTAAAATTGATGATAATATTTGGCTTAATGAAAAATTCTCTCTAGCACCACAAAAAAGAGAGATAGGTTTTGTTTTTCAGGATTATGCATTATTTCCAAACTTCTCTGTATTAGATAATCTTCTTTATGTAAATAAAGATAAAGAGTTGGCTCACTATTTATTAAAAATGACAGAATTAGAAGAGTTAAAAAATAGATTCCCACAAACACTAAGTGGGGGACAGAAACAAAGAATTAGTTTGTGCAGAGCTTTAATGAATAAACCAAAAATTCTACTCATGGATGAACCATTATCTGCACTTGATTCAGAGATGAGAACTAAACTTCAAAATGAAATTCTTACATTACACAAAGAGTTTAATACAACTACTATCATGGTAAGTCATGATCCAAGTGAAATTTATCGTTTGGCAAATCGTGTCGTAGTTTTAAATTACGGTCAAATTATAAATGATGGATCACCAAAAGATGTTCTTTTAAAAACAAAAGGTAGTCAAAAATTCTCATTTGAGGGAGAACTTTTAGACATTATAAAAGTTGATGTAATACATATTGCTATTGTATCAATTGGCCAACAATTAGTTGAAGTTGTTGTTGGAAATGAAGAAGCAAAAAATCTAAAAATAGGACAAAAAGTAAGTCTAAGTACAAAAGCATTTAGCCCAATGATTCAAGGCTTATAA